A window of Photobacterium toruni genomic DNA:
AATCTCGGTAGGATTGGGGATAACGCACATTGATAGGGTAACGTTCTAGACCTTCAATGGTTTCACCCTCGTTCATTCCACCAACAGCGGTAGAGACTATTTGTTGAATATCCTTAATGGCTAACCCATAACGTGCAGCTTGGCGACGATTAATATCAACCGTGATATAACGTCCTCCAGCAACACGCTCGGCATATACTGAGGTAGTGCCTTTAATGTTATTTAAAATAGGCTCAAGTTCTGCGCCGATCTTTTCGATAACCTCTAGATCAGGGCCTGCTATTTTGATCCCAATAGGCGTTTTGATCCCAGTTGCTAACATATCAATACGGGTTTTGATCGGCATCACCCATGCGTTCGTTAAGCCAGGAAATTGGATCAATTGGTCTAATTGTTTGCGTAAAGACTCAGGGGTGACACCTGCTCGCCATTGATCTCGTGGCTTTAATTGGATCACTGTTTCAATCATGGTTAATGGTGCCGGATCAGTTGCTGTATCGGCTCGACCAACTTTGCCCCAAACTGTTGCAACTTCTGGTACTGTTTTAATCAGTTTATTGGTTTGTTGTAATAACTGACGCGCTTTACCAATCGAAATACCAGGGTAGGTGGTTGGCATATACATCAAGTCACCTTCATCTAGCGGTGGAATGAATTCACTGCCAAGTTTTGTTAGCGGATAATATGAAGATGCCATTAAGCAAAGCGCAATCACGATCATTGTTTTCGGAAATTTAAGGCTTAAATTCAACAATGGTCGATAGAGTGCAATAACAGCGCGGTTAACTGGATTTTTATGTTCAGGCAGAATTTTACCGCGAACGAAATAGCCCATTAATACAGGCACTAAAGTGATCGCTAACCCTGCTGCCGCTGCCATGGCATAGGTTTTAGTAAATGCCAATGGCGAGAACATTTTGCCTTCTTGTCCTTCAAGCGCGAACACGGGAACAAAACTTAATGTAATAATCAGCAGTGAAAAGAACAACGGTGTACCGACTTCTTCAGCTGCTTTGCCTATTACTTGCCAACGGTTTTCATCAGTGAGTGGTGTTCGTTCAATGTGTTTATGGACGTTTTCTATCATTACGATAGCTCCATCAACCATTGCGCCGATTGCAATAGCAATACCACCTAATGACATGATATTGGCATTAATGCCTTGCCAATGCATGATAATAAAAGCAGATAAAATACCAATTGGTAAGCTAATCGCGATCACTAATGAAGAACGAATATGGAATAGAAATAGCGCACAGACAATGGCTACCACCAGAAATTCTTCAGCAAGTTTTTGCCAAAGATTTTTCACCGCATGATCGATTAACGTTGAGCGATCATAGGTGGCAACGATCTCTACACCGTCTGGTAAGCCTTGCTGTAATTGTGCCAGTTTAGCCTTGAGGTTAGTGATCACTTGACTGGCATTTTCACCAAAGCGCATCACAATAACGCCACCGACTGCTTCACCTTCACCATTAAACTCAGAAATTCCCCGTCGCATTTGCGGACCAAGGTTAATATCTGCAATATCGCCTAATAACAGTGGTGTACCATTCTCAGTTACTTTGAGTGGCAGTGATTTTATATCCTCAATATTGGTCAAGTAGCCTGTAGTACGTACCATATGTTCAGCTTCAGCCATTTCAATAACGGAAGCACCTGTTTCTTGGTTACCGTTTTGAATCGCCATATTGACTTGTTGAAGCGTAAGGTTATAGGCACGAAGTTTGGATGGGTCGATCTGAACTTGGTATTGTTTGACCATGCCGCCAACCGTTGCAACTTCAGAAACACCCGCCACAGTTTGCAGTTCATATTTTAGAAACCAATCTTGTAAACTACGCAATTGTGCTAGATCGTGTTTGCCTGTTTTATCTTGTAGTACATAACTATAAATCCAGCCAACCCCTGTCGCATCTGGCCCCAAGGTTGGTTTGGCATTAGTGGGTAACTTAGGTGCAACTTGGCTTAAATATTCAAGAACTCGAGAGCGCGCCCAATACATATCGGTTTTATCATTAAAGATAATATAGACATAGGAATCACCAAAGAAAGAATAGCCACGGACAGTTTCGGCCCCCGGTACGGCTAACATCGCTGTCGTTAATGGATAAGTGACCTGATCTTCAACCACTTGTGGTGCTTGTCCAGGGTAGCTGGTTTTAATAATGACTTGAACATCAGACAGATCTGGTAAGGCATCGACAGGAGTATTTTTAACACTGTATAAGCCACCAATGGTTAAAAATAAGGCCGCAATTAATACTAATAAACGGTTATGGATTGACCAGCGAATAATAGCAGGGATCATTATTTATTCTCCATTGGCTTCAGATCTTTCAGAGTATAATTACTGCCATTCTTAGTGAGCTTGAACCGAATCGATTGCCCCTGTTTAAGATTCGTTAATGCAATAGTATCGTTGACGGTAAAATTCATTTCGCCTGCGTGCCATTTCCATTCAGGCACTGCTTGGTGGTTTATCGTGATCATATTGAATGCGGGCATTAGCATTGAGATATCACCGTTTACCCACACTTCATTGGCAATACTGCGAGTCTGTTGCTTATAATCAATGATGTTATATTGATTATTAGCGGTTTTTTGCAGTTCAAATTCAATCTGCTGACCAATTGCTAACTCTTTAATTTTAATATTTTTATCAAGATTAAAGTCCATCGTCATCGCGGGCCAATTCCAAGCACTGACTGGCTGGTGGTTGATGGTTAATATTCGTTGATCAGCATTGATCGCAGTGATCTCTCCTTGAACCCAAGTGACAGAGGCGACTTTATCGACACTGTCGATACTATTTATACGTGATAGATCAGCACTTTTACTGGATTCGGAATCAAGCATAAATTGTGCAGAGGTGACAATACGATCGGTAGTGGTTAATCCTGCGATAACTTCCACGAGATTATCAGCTTCACGACCAATACGGATCTTTGCTGATCGGTATTTCCCATTACCTTCGGCGATTACAACTCGAGTCATATTGCCTGATCGAATCACGGCTTGAGTCGGAATAGTGAGAACAGCCGTTTCTGTTTTAGGGGTGAGGGTGATGTTGGCGAACATATTGGGTTTTAATTGCTCATTATGATTAGCAAACTTTAACCGCATTCGTAATGTACGCGTTTTGGGATCTAAAATAGGGTAAACATAATCCACTTTCCCTTGCCATTGTTGGCCGGGAATAGCGTCTAGTGTCATGCTTGCTTTGCTGCCTGTGGTTATCCAATGTGCTTGACGTTCAAATATTTCAGCATTAACCCAGACTTCATTAAGAGGTCCTGCACTAATAGCGGCTTGTGCGGGTGAT
This region includes:
- a CDS encoding efflux RND transporter permease subunit, whose product is MIPAIIRWSIHNRLLVLIAALFLTIGGLYSVKNTPVDALPDLSDVQVIIKTSYPGQAPQVVEDQVTYPLTTAMLAVPGAETVRGYSFFGDSYVYIIFNDKTDMYWARSRVLEYLSQVAPKLPTNAKPTLGPDATGVGWIYSYVLQDKTGKHDLAQLRSLQDWFLKYELQTVAGVSEVATVGGMVKQYQVQIDPSKLRAYNLTLQQVNMAIQNGNQETGASVIEMAEAEHMVRTTGYLTNIEDIKSLPLKVTENGTPLLLGDIADINLGPQMRRGISEFNGEGEAVGGVIVMRFGENASQVITNLKAKLAQLQQGLPDGVEIVATYDRSTLIDHAVKNLWQKLAEEFLVVAIVCALFLFHIRSSLVIAISLPIGILSAFIIMHWQGINANIMSLGGIAIAIGAMVDGAIVMIENVHKHIERTPLTDENRWQVIGKAAEEVGTPLFFSLLIITLSFVPVFALEGQEGKMFSPLAFTKTYAMAAAAGLAITLVPVLMGYFVRGKILPEHKNPVNRAVIALYRPLLNLSLKFPKTMIVIALCLMASSYYPLTKLGSEFIPPLDEGDLMYMPTTYPGISIGKARQLLQQTNKLIKTVPEVATVWGKVGRADTATDPAPLTMIETVIQLKPRDQWRAGVTPESLRKQLDQLIQFPGLTNAWVMPIKTRIDMLATGIKTPIGIKIAGPDLEVIEKIGAELEPILNNIKGTTSVYAERVAGGRYITVDINRRQAARYGLAIKDIQQIVSTAVGGMNEGETIEGLERYPINVRYPQSYRDSAAKLKDLPLITPNGARIALADVANIRYEDGPPMIKTENARPNGWVFVDIDQRDLGSYVAEAQQVVAKQLKLPAGYSLAWSGQYEYMERAKARLSIVTPITLAIIMLLLYFSFRRVQEVLIIMATLPLAMVGGLWLMLILGFNFSIAVGVGFIALSGVAVEIGVIMLVYLNQSWTFKKQDAQDQQRALTVIDLQQAISEGAGLRVRPVMMTVLTVIIGLIPIMYGSGTGSEVMQRIAAPMIGGMASALLLTLLVLPAIFKLWKSRELNTNTNTNTTASLNSSSITKE
- a CDS encoding efflux RND transporter periplasmic adaptor subunit: MTSKNTIKIATVMLLIGAAIGATATYYISSNSTPTMAAATITADKEPLYWVAPMDPNYRRDKPGKSPMGMDLIPFYAKKDPAKENVAGTVIIDAAVENNLGVKTAAVIKQKLAPQINTIGYVAFDESHLWQTNIRVSGWVQKLYVNAVGEQVHKDDVLFTLYSPELVKSQQELLNAYRTGRQGLMQGARERLAALGVDKQQIERIIKTGKATKTIKIKAIADGVIASLNIREGGYLSPAQAAISAGPLNEVWVNAEIFERQAHWITTGSKASMTLDAIPGQQWQGKVDYVYPILDPKTRTLRMRLKFANHNEQLKPNMFANITLTPKTETAVLTIPTQAVIRSGNMTRVVIAEGNGKYRSAKIRIGREADNLVEVIAGLTTTDRIVTSAQFMLDSESSKSADLSRINSIDSVDKVASVTWVQGEITAINADQRILTINHQPVSAWNWPAMTMDFNLDKNIKIKELAIGQQIEFELQKTANNQYNIIDYKQQTRSIANEVWVNGDISMLMPAFNMITINHQAVPEWKWHAGEMNFTVNDTIALTNLKQGQSIRFKLTKNGSNYTLKDLKPMENK